One genomic window of Hippocampus zosterae strain Florida chromosome 12, ASM2543408v3, whole genome shotgun sequence includes the following:
- the serpine3 gene encoding probable serpin E3 yields MYCIPASAILALLCLASPVHSTGSLQAGLRHRQGGFAMALYRAVAQGRVDTNLVVSPSGVAAALGLLQLGARGNTRAQLEAGLGYDVNDAHVREVLLQWQAEVNNSSSPMASKEAWLQQTCVLLVQNSIKLATGFAHKVETWADVSVMKDHQQQNNNSRKDETWLPLQAGSSSGDLSGSGEVQQAEASTLLSSSSLSASSSSWPSGQQMALLSTVTFRGMWQKQFHAVNTHNLHFLLMDGTTVKVPMMHQATEVRFGQFLTSSNQRYAVLDLPYSGLSLSLQVVLPSDRKTHLSSLEAQLSFRHMASWEAGLRRTKMDVFLPRFKMHNKLNLRSTLPAMGIGDAFNPSDADFSGISAEDSLYVSDAFHDVTIEVTEEGTKAAAATAMVLLKRSRAPVFKADRPFLFLLRHIKTGSILFMGRVMNPTDQLL; encoded by the exons ATGTATTGCATCCCGGCGTCCGCCATCTTGGCTCTACTCTGCCTGGCGTCCCCGGTCCACAGCACCGGCAGCCTGCAGGCCGGCCTGAGGCATCGACAGGGCGGCTTCGCCATGGCCTTGTACCGCGCCGTGGCCCAGGGCCGCGTCGACACCAATCTGGTGGTGTCGCCGTCCGGCGTGGCAGCCGCCCTGGGCCTACTGCAGCTCGGCGCCCGGGGCAACACCAGGGCCCAGCTGGAAGCCGGCCTGGGCTACGACGTCAACG ATGCTCACGTTCGAGAGGTGCTGCTGCAGTGGCAGGCCGAGGTGAACAACAGCAGCAGTCCAATGGCATCAAAGGAGGCGTGGCTACAGCAGACATGTGTTTTATTGGTGCAGAACAGCATTAAACTCGCCACCGGATTCGCGCATAAGGTTGAAACCTGGGCTGATGTCAGTGTGATGAAAGATCACCAGCAGCAGAACAACAATTCACGCAAAG ATGAGACGTGGCTCCCCCTACAGGCAGGAAGCAGCAGCGGCGACCTGTCTGGTTCTGGTGAAGTTCAACAGGCTGAGGCTTCAACATTGTTATCATCTTCATCGCTATCGGCATCATCGTCTTCCTGGCCATCCGGCCAGCAGATGGCGCTGTTGAGCACGGTTACGTTCAGGGGCATGTGGCAAAAGCAGTTTCACGCAGTCAACACGCACAACCTCCACTTTCTACTCATGGACGGCACCACTGTCAAAGTACCCATGATGCACCAGGCTACCGAGGTTCGCTTTG GTCAATTCCTAACATCGTCTAACCAAAGGTACGCAGTCCTGGATCTTCCCTACTCTGGTTTGTCCCTAAGCCTCCAGGTGGTCCTCCCTTCGGACCGCAAGACCCATCTGTCTTCCCTGGAGGCTCAGCTGAGCTTTCGCCACATGGCCTCCTGGGAGGCCGGCCTACGTAGGACCAAGATGGACGTCTTCCTGCCCAG GTTCAAGATGCATAACAAATTGAACTTGAGGTCCACACTTCCTGCCATGGGAATCGGAGACGCCTTCAACCCGTCGGACGCCGACTTTTCTGGGATTTCAG CCGAGGACTCACTCTACGTCTCCGACGCCTTCCATGATGTCACCATCGAAGTCACAGAGGAGGGAACCAAGGCGGCTGCCGCCACAG CCATGGTGCTACTGAAGCGTTCCCGCGCTCCCGTCTTCAAAGCAGACCGGCCTTTCCTGTTCTTGCTGAGACACATTAAAAcag GATCCATTTTGTTCATGGGCCGAGTGATGAACCCCACCGACCAATTGCTATGA